The nucleotide window CTGGCCGTGCCGCGAGCAAGCTTGATCTGCCGCGGCGAAAGAAATTTAGCAAATCCCATGCGCGCCTTTCAAATTTAGAAAAATTCCGCCCCTTCTCTATTTCGCGGCGGATTTTTTGCGGATCTGGATATTGATGAGCTCCACCAGCAGCGAAAACGCCATCGAGAAGTAGATGTAGCCCTTAGGTATGTGAAAGCCCAGGCCGTCGGCGATCAGAGAGACGCCCACTAGGATCAAAAACGCAAGCGCTAAAATTTTGATCGTAGGGTTTGCGTCCACGAAGCGCGCGATCGCGCCGCTAGCGAGCATCATCACGCCCACGGCGATGATGACTGCGAGGATCATCACGGGCAGGTGCTGCGCCATGCCCACGGCGGTGATGACGCTGTCGAGCGAAAAAATGATGTCCAAAACTGCGATCTGCACGAGCGTGCCGCCGAAGCTTGCCTTGCCGCCGCCGGCGCTATGTTCGTGCGCCTCGCCCGTGGCGCTGGAGTGGATTTCGAGCGTGGATTTGACGAGTAGAAACAATCCGCCGCCGATCAGCACGAGATCGCGTCCGCTAAAATCGCGCGTAAGCACGCTAAATAGCGGCTTGGTAAGCCCCATGATCCAGCTTAGGCTAAGAAGCAGCAGTATGCGCGTGAACATCGCAAGC belongs to uncultured Campylobacter sp. and includes:
- a CDS encoding TerC family protein, which produces MFEWIASPEAWISLATLTGLEIVLGIDNIIFIAILCGRLPEAQRGRARIMGLALAMFTRILLLLSLSWIMGLTKPLFSVLTRDFSGRDLVLIGGGLFLLVKSTLEIHSSATGEAHEHSAGGGKASFGGTLVQIAVLDIIFSLDSVITAVGMAQHLPVMILAVIIAVGVMMLASGAIARFVDANPTIKILALAFLILVGVSLIADGLGFHIPKGYIYFSMAFSLLVELINIQIRKKSAAK